From the Acidobacteriota bacterium genome, one window contains:
- a CDS encoding GFA family protein, which yields MSSTETYHASCLCGRVRLAACPPIQRIGHCHCDNCRRAQGAGVWTWITFKTEAVDVETGHEDLRQYRSDTDAIRQFCGNCGSSLTFASPRWPGVIDLSLANLEEPIDTAPDLHVYADRAPGWCPILDELPRLGGPEGNQPID from the coding sequence ATGAGCAGCACGGAAACCTACCATGCGTCCTGTCTCTGCGGCCGGGTTCGGTTGGCCGCCTGTCCGCCGATACAGAGGATCGGACACTGCCACTGCGACAACTGCCGACGGGCCCAGGGGGCCGGAGTCTGGACCTGGATCACCTTCAAGACGGAGGCGGTCGACGTCGAGACCGGTCACGAGGACCTTCGGCAGTACCGGTCGGATACCGACGCGATCAGGCAGTTTTGCGGGAATTGCGGAAGTAGCCTGACCTTCGCCTCGCCCCGTTGGCCCGGGGTCATCGATCTGTCGCTGGCCAACCTCGAGGAACCGATCGATACGGCGCCGGATCTTCACGTCTATGCCGACCGTGCGCCGGGTTGGTGCCCCATCCTCGATGAGCTGCCGCGTCTCGGGGGGCCCGAAGGCAATCAGCCTATCGATTAA